A stretch of the Cellulomonas sp. WB94 genome encodes the following:
- a CDS encoding XRE family transcriptional regulator — protein sequence MTAAASTEKSADRRMLVLVRDAKGLSQRELATLADVNQSTISKAENGLAELKGDTLRHVAHALDCPVELLTHPTPQLGLDVSCLHNRRRSSRLTAVAKNKIQALAHLSRLSIEQIMDGQPVTPVTLPRVAQLDAPDPVEIAAIVREHLRLPAGPVKDLVGALENAGVVVFERPLGSTAQDAVSSWPQTPGRVPMLVVNGGLSGDRQRFTIAHELGHLVMHRLPGDDQEAQADLFAASLLAPPEEIRPDLAGLTTAQFRRLVELKPKWGMSIAALIRRAYDIDEISDRQYREFQLRLNRLGWKTSEPIEVPPEHPTTLHNLLQSRLRSGQAVTDLARTALMTEQSFRRYFPIEPRDSAMTA from the coding sequence ATGACTGCAGCGGCGAGCACCGAGAAGAGCGCTGACCGTCGAATGCTCGTACTCGTTCGCGATGCCAAAGGGCTGTCGCAGCGAGAGCTCGCGACCCTCGCCGACGTCAACCAGTCGACGATCTCCAAGGCCGAGAATGGGCTCGCCGAACTCAAGGGCGACACCTTGCGCCACGTGGCGCACGCCCTCGACTGCCCCGTCGAGCTCTTGACGCACCCGACACCCCAGCTCGGCCTCGATGTCTCCTGCCTACACAATCGGCGGCGATCCTCCCGCCTGACAGCGGTCGCGAAGAACAAGATCCAGGCGCTCGCGCACCTGTCGAGGCTCTCCATCGAACAGATCATGGACGGGCAGCCGGTCACGCCCGTCACTCTTCCGCGAGTGGCCCAGCTCGATGCGCCTGATCCGGTTGAGATCGCGGCGATCGTGCGGGAGCATTTGCGCCTGCCGGCGGGTCCGGTCAAGGACCTTGTCGGTGCTCTCGAGAACGCCGGCGTCGTCGTGTTCGAGCGGCCTCTGGGCTCGACAGCGCAAGACGCTGTGTCGTCGTGGCCGCAGACGCCCGGTCGCGTGCCGATGCTCGTGGTCAACGGCGGCCTGAGCGGAGACCGGCAGCGCTTCACCATCGCGCACGAACTCGGGCACCTGGTGATGCACCGCCTCCCGGGCGACGACCAGGAGGCCCAGGCCGACCTGTTCGCGGCCTCGCTACTCGCGCCTCCGGAGGAGATCCGTCCCGACCTGGCTGGCCTCACCACGGCGCAGTTCCGTCGGCTCGTCGAGCTCAAGCCCAAGTGGGGAATGTCCATCGCCGCGCTCATCAGGCGCGCGTACGACATCGACGAGATCTCCGACCGCCAGTATCGCGAGTTCCAACTCCGTCTCAACCGACTCGGGTGGAAGACCTCCGAGCCGATCGAGGTGCCGCCCGAGCACCCGACCACCCTGCACAACCTGCTCCAGAGCAGGTTGCGCTCCGGCCAGGCCGTGACCGAC